One genomic segment of Musa acuminata AAA Group cultivar baxijiao chromosome BXJ3-3, Cavendish_Baxijiao_AAA, whole genome shotgun sequence includes these proteins:
- the LOC103979899 gene encoding uncharacterized protein LOC103979899: protein MARLAPLSEEPISEEESRSTARRIHSFHNWIKSHLPMLSNKRNDLKILLSVLGCPLSPLSVSPKQPRDVASSAQYIIQQFRATTGCSKRERTAKSMYASGRVRMEMAQEHGVSSSGSASKGHHKGCFVVWQMVPDMWLVEFAVSGHQIAAGSDGKVAWRRTPWLGAHAARGGVRPLRRALQGLDPETIAAVFSPAQHIGEKHIGDEECFVLELVVDDSVLSSWSDSTAEIIKHRMLGFFSQRSGLLVRLEDSQLTRIQSPGAEAMYWETTMASCMEDYRRVDGLMIAHSGRSVANLLRFGLGVREHRVSTQMEERWTIDDVLFNVPGLAADCFIPPEEVRRSCFYDIAIRDH, encoded by the exons ATGGCTCGTCTTGCTCCGCTCTCGGAGGAGCCCATCAGCGAGGAGGAGTCCAGGAGCACGGCCAGGAGAATCCACTCCTTCCACAACTGGATCAAGAGCCACCTGCCCATGCTATCCAACAAGAGGAACGACCTAAAGATCCTCCTCAGCGTCCTCGGCTGCCCCCTCTCCCCCCTCTCCGTCTCCCCGAAACAGCCTCGCGAC GTGGCGTCGTCCGCTCAATACATAATTCAGCAGTTCCGGGCGACCACGGGGTGCTCCAAGAGGGAGAGGACGGCCAAGAGCATGTACGCGTCCGGGAGGGTGCGGATGGAGATGGCTCAGGAGCACGGGGTGAGCTCGTCGGGCTCGGCCTCCAAGGGCCACCACAAGGGCTGCTTCGTCGTGTGGCAGATGGTCCCCGACATGTGGCTGGTGGAGTTCGCGGTCTCCGGCCATCAGATCGCCGCGGGCAGCGACGGGAAGGTGGCCTGGCGCCGCACGCCATGGCTCGGGGCTCACGCCGCTCGCGGCGGGGTCCGCCCCCTCCGGCGAGCCCTGCAG GGTCTGGACCCCGAAACGATCGCAGCCGTCTTCTCCCCCGCGCAACACATCGGAGAGAAGCACATCGGGGACGAGGAGTGCTTCGTGCTGGAGTTGGTGGTCGACGACTCGGTGCTGTCGAGCTGGAGCGACAGCACGGCGGAGATCATCAAGCACCGGATGCTGGGGTTCTTCAGCCAGCGCAGCGGGCTGCTGGTGAGGCTCGAGGACTCGCAGCTGACGCGGATCCAGTCGCCAGGGGCGGAGGCCATGTACTGGGAGACGACCATGGCGTCGTGCATGGAGGACTACCGGCGCGTCGACGGCCTCATGATCGCCCATTCCGGCCGGTCGGTGGCGAACCTGCTGAGGTTTGGGTTGGGCGTGAGGGAGCACCGGGTGTCGACGCAGATGGAGGAGAGGTGGACCATCGACGACGTGCTCTTCAACGTGCCCGGCCTCGCCGCCGACTGCTTCATTCCGCCAGAGGAGGTGCGGCGGAGCTGCTTCTACGACATCGCCATCAGAGATCACTAG
- the LOC103979898 gene encoding F-box/kelch-repeat protein At1g55270 encodes MMDRTAPNSQAGSDRVVRVQAPLVDSVSCYCRVDAGLKTVAGARKFVPGAKLCLQPEIVPHGPRIRNSRRERSRTQAPLLPGLPDDLAIACLIRVPRVEHLNLRLVCKRWNRLLSGNYYYSLRKKLGMAEEWVYVIKRARDGKISWNAFDPNHQLWRPLPPVPADYSEALGFGCAVLSGCYLYLFGGKDPSKGSMRRVVFYNARTNKWHRAPDMLRKRHFFGSCVVNNCLYVAGGECEGNQRTLRLAEVYDPNKNRWTSIAEMSTGMVPLIGVVYEGNWFLKGLDSDGQNVSEVYAPTTNTWSAVSGGIVTGCRNPSISLNGRLYASDCRDGCKLRVYEGATDSWNKFMDSEHHLGNSKAFEAASFVSLNGKLGIIRNNMSISLIDVTNPVSSIETNSARVWEAIAGKGQLKNFVSSLWSSLAGRSWLKDHIVHCQVLQA; translated from the exons ATGATGGATAGGACTGCGCCCAACAGCCAGGCCGGTTCGGACCGAGTTGTCCGCGTGCAAGCACCGCTG GTTGATTCTGTATCATGCTATTGCAGAGTAGATGCTGGCTTGAAAACAGTAGCAGGAGCTAGAAAGTTTGTTCCTGGAGCTAAGCTGTGTCTCCAACCTGAAATTGTACCCCATGGACCAAGAATAAGGAACTCTCGCAGGGAGAGGAGCAGAACCCAGGCACCTCTACTGCCTGGCCTTCCTGATGATCTTGCTATTGCTTGTTTGATTCGGGTTCCTCGAGTTGAGCACCTAAATCTTCGATTAGTTTGCAAAAGATGGAACAGACTTTTGTCTGGAAATTACTACTACTCCCTCAGGAAAAAGCTTGGGATGGCAGAGGAATGGGTGTATGTTATCAAGAGAGCCCGTGATGGAAAGATATCCTGGAATGCTTTCGATCCTAACCATCAACTCTGGAGGCCACTTCCACCTGTACCTGCAGATTATTCCGAAGCACTCGGCTTTGGTTGCGCTGTTCTCAGTGGTTGCTACCTGTACCTGTTTGGGGGAAAAGATCCATCAAAGGGTTCAATGAGGCGTGTGGTCTTTTACAATGCCCGGACAAACAAGTGGCACAGAGCTCCGGACATGCTTCGAAAACGCCATTTCTTTGGCTCCTGTGTTGTAAATAACTGCCTCTATGTTGCTGGTGGGGAATGTGAAGGGAACCAGAGAACTCTTCGTTTGGCCGAAGTTTATGATCCTAACAAGAATAGATGGACATCTATTGCTGAAATGAGCACTGGGATGGTGCCCTTGATTGGGGTTGTTTACGAGGGTAACTGGTTTCTCAAAGGGCTTGATTCAGATGGTCAGAATGTGAGTGAAGTCTATGCACCAACTACCAACACATGGTCCGCGGTTAGTGGTGGAATAGTTACAGGCTGCCGAAATCCCAGTATTTCATTGAATGGAAGGCTTTATGCATCAGATTGCAGGGATGGATGCAAGCTTAGAGTCTATGAAGGAGCTACTGATTCATGGAACAAGTTTATGGACAGTGAACATCATCTGGGAAATTCTAAGGCCTTTGAGGCTGCATCATTTGTCTCTCTCAATGGAAAGCTTGGTATCATCCGAAACAACATGAGCATCAGCCTCATCGATGTAACAAACCCAGTAAGTAGCATAGAAACAAATAGTGCTCGTGTGTGGGAGGCCATTGCAGGGAAAGGCCAACTGAAGAACTTTGTTTCAAGCTTATGGTCATCTCTCGCAGGTCGCAGTTGGTTAAAGGATCATATTGTTCACTGTCAGGTGCTTCAAGCTTGA
- the LOC135586595 gene encoding peptidyl-tRNA hydrolase, mitochondrial-like isoform X1 → MFTCCRLLRRSFCTTSSSTSCAKPWLFIGLGNPGEKYRGTRHNVGFDMIDAFAQSLGISMASIHFKALFGEGMVGGTPVLLAKPQTYMNLSGESTGPLAAYYKLPLNRVIVMFDDMDLPCGVLRVQPKGGHARHKGLMSVIYHFRGNREFGRLRIGIGRPPGQMDPRAFLLQKFNASARERIDEALQEGVDVLKTLLTKGLTECASSTNPYQKYKHLRLQTLPV, encoded by the exons ATGTTTACATGTTGCAGGCTTCTGAGGCGTTCATTCTGCACAACATCTTCTTCTACAAGCTGTGCCAAGCCATGGCTCTTTATTGGTCTTGGAAACCCAGGGGAGAAATACCGTGGCACAAGACACAAT GTTGGTTTTGACATGATCGATGCGTTTGCCCAGTCGCTGGGCATTTCAATGGCATCCATTCATTTCAAGGCTCTTTTCGGTGAAG GAATGGTTGGTGGCACACCTGTTCTCCTTGCAAAACCTCAGACGTACATGAATCTTAGTGGTGAATCT ACTGGACCACTTGCAGCATATTACAAACTTCCTTTGAATCGGGTCATTGTG ATGTTTGATGATATGGACTTGCCATGTGGAGTGCTTCGTGTGCAACCTAAAGGAGGACATGCACGTCACAAAGG ATTGATGAGTGTGATCTACCATTTTCGAGGTAACAGAGAATTTGGCAGACTGAGAATCG GGATAGGAAGACCACCTGGGCAAATGGATCCAAGAGCCTTTTTGCTCCAAAAGTTCAATGCATCAGCCCGTGAGAGG ATTGATGAGGCATTGCAAGAAGGGGTGGACGTCCTGAAGACACTCTTGACTAAAGGCTTGACAGAATGTGCAAGTTCGACCAACCCATATCAGAAGTACAAGCATTTAAGACTTCAAACATTGCCGGTGTAG
- the LOC135586595 gene encoding peptidyl-tRNA hydrolase, mitochondrial-like isoform X2 has product MFTCCRLLRRSFCTTSSSTSCAKPWLFIGLGNPGEKYRGTRHNVGFDMIDAFAQSLGISMASIHFKALFGMVGGTPVLLAKPQTYMNLSGESTGPLAAYYKLPLNRVIVMFDDMDLPCGVLRVQPKGGHARHKGLMSVIYHFRGNREFGRLRIGIGRPPGQMDPRAFLLQKFNASARERIDEALQEGVDVLKTLLTKGLTECASSTNPYQKYKHLRLQTLPV; this is encoded by the exons ATGTTTACATGTTGCAGGCTTCTGAGGCGTTCATTCTGCACAACATCTTCTTCTACAAGCTGTGCCAAGCCATGGCTCTTTATTGGTCTTGGAAACCCAGGGGAGAAATACCGTGGCACAAGACACAAT GTTGGTTTTGACATGATCGATGCGTTTGCCCAGTCGCTGGGCATTTCAATGGCATCCATTCATTTCAAGGCTCTTTTCG GAATGGTTGGTGGCACACCTGTTCTCCTTGCAAAACCTCAGACGTACATGAATCTTAGTGGTGAATCT ACTGGACCACTTGCAGCATATTACAAACTTCCTTTGAATCGGGTCATTGTG ATGTTTGATGATATGGACTTGCCATGTGGAGTGCTTCGTGTGCAACCTAAAGGAGGACATGCACGTCACAAAGG ATTGATGAGTGTGATCTACCATTTTCGAGGTAACAGAGAATTTGGCAGACTGAGAATCG GGATAGGAAGACCACCTGGGCAAATGGATCCAAGAGCCTTTTTGCTCCAAAAGTTCAATGCATCAGCCCGTGAGAGG ATTGATGAGGCATTGCAAGAAGGGGTGGACGTCCTGAAGACACTCTTGACTAAAGGCTTGACAGAATGTGCAAGTTCGACCAACCCATATCAGAAGTACAAGCATTTAAGACTTCAAACATTGCCGGTGTAG
- the LOC103979896 gene encoding eukaryotic translation initiation factor NCBP yields MEAAEEAETKGSASPPPPDSKTAAVVEAEGDVDERDRYSREIKAGLHPLKHKFVFWYTQRTPGVRSQTSYEDNIKKIVEISTVEGFWVCYCHLARPSSLPSPTDIHLFKEGIRPLWEDAANCNGGKWILRFKKIVSGRFWEDLVLALVGDQLDYGDDVCGAVLSIRFNEDILSVWNRSASDHKAVMAVRDSIKRHLKLPHSYLMEYKAHDASLRDNSSYRNTWLRG; encoded by the exons ATGGAGGCCGCGGAGGAAGCAGAAACCAAGGGTTCGGCCTCACCCCCTCCCCCCGACTCCAAAACTGCCGCCGTCGTCGAAGCGGAGGGCGATGTGGACGAGCGGGACCGCTATTCTCGCGAGATCAAAGCCGGTCTCCATCCTTTGAAG CATAAGTTTGTGTTCTGGTATACTCAACGAACACCTGGAGTGCGGTCGCAGACATCATATGAGGATAACATCAAGAAAATTGTAGAAATCAGCACA GTCGAAGGATTTTGGGTTTGCTATTGCCATTTGGCACGGCCTTCATCACTCCCTAGCCCAACAGATATTCATCTTTTCAAAGAGGGCATTAGGCCTCTGTGGGAG GATGCTGCTAATTGTAATGGTGGAAAGTGGATATTACGGTTCAAAAAGATTGTCTCAGGTCGTTTCTGGGAGGACTTG GTATTGGCATTAGTTGGTGATCAACTTGACTATGGGGATGATGTTTGCGGTGCTGTACTAAGCATTCGTTTTAACGAGGACATCTTAAGTGTTTGGAACCGGAGCGCATCAGACCACAAG GCTGTGATGGCTGTAAGGGACTCAATTAAGCGACATCTAAAACTGCCTCATAGCTACTTAATGGAGTACAAGGCACACGATGCTTCTCTGCGTGATAACTCTTCGTACAGGAACACTTGGTTGAGAGGATAG
- the LOC135633366 gene encoding pentatricopeptide repeat-containing protein At4g28010-like yields the protein MSQSRIPATRHRLFAVISPSSPAQKRCLACKHSASLPTTDAPTKPGERAPLLSRKGATADHRTLTALIDSFLHAKNLKSAFSAVGLMFKSGHASDAFLLNLLMKGLCKGHSVSEAVKLFREIEHKKWIPADSVTYNTLINGLCKEKRMEEAMELWREMARAGPCCSPNAITYSTIMDGLCKVGRVEEAMSLLDDMKRSGLDADVFVYTSLVSGWCNAGSVDRGMDLFHEMLQKGAHPNLVTYSCLIHGLSKLGRWQEADDMLRSMADRGIHPDVFTYTSLIDGLCKDGKSAEAMRLLDLMVEKGEEPSTVTYNVLINHMCKDGLIEDAFGFLEKISEKGNVPDVVTYNTLILGLCNVGKIDEAVKVFGKMLESSSNVKPDLMTFNTLIHGLCKIGRAQQALNLQKMMVRRGHPCNLVTYNILIGGLLKAKNVRKAMMLKSAMADVGLKPDSFTYSIMLNGHCKMRDVEAAERLLGEMKNNGISPTSYDYNSLMRLHSKTDRMEQALSLFDEMDDNHKPDLVSFTILIDGACKTGDLEFAKDLFADMLHRGITPDLVTYSVLINRLAESGKLDEAMEVLDGMKAKGLSPDVVVYDSLIRQFGAKGETSKIIDLLHEMAANDVALDAKFVSTILDNLPFDGEDQVLLENLPNFSKEISEGTSLSCHELIKKIQRTCPELQIQAS from the coding sequence ATGTCTCAGTCCAGAATTCCTGCAACCCGCCACCGCCTGTTTGCTGTGATCAGCCCGTCTTCACCCGCCCAGAAGCGATGCTTAGCCTGCAAGCACTCCGCTTCTCTTCCAACCACAGACGCCCCGACCAAGCCTGGGGAGCGAGCACCGCTGCTCTCCCGTAAGGGAGCAACAGCCGACCACCGCACGCTCACAGCCCTGATCGACTCTTTCCTTCACGCCAAGAACCTCAAGTCCGCGTTTTCGGCCGTCGGTTTGATGTTCAAGAGTGGCCATGCGTCGGACGCCTTCCTCTTGAACCTGCTCATGAAAGGCCTCTGCAAAGGCCACTCTGTTTCCGAAGCCGTAAAGCTGTTCCGGGAGATCGAGCATAAGAAGTGGATCCCTGCCGACAGCGTCACCTATAACACCCTCATCAATGGGCTCTGCAAGGAGAAGAGGATGGAAGAAGCTATGGAGCTCTGGAGAGAGATGGCGAGAGCTGGCCCTTGCTGCTCCCCGAACGCTATCACCTACTCGACGATCATGGATGGTCTGTGTAAGGTCGGCAGGGTCGAGGAAGCCATGTCCTTGTTGGATGACATGAAAAGGAGCGGTCTTGACGCCGATGTGTTCGTCTACACTTCTCTCGTAAGCGGTTGGTGTAATGCCGGCTCGGTCGACAGGGGCATGGATCTCTTCCATGAGATGTTACAGAAGGGAGCGCACCCCAATCTGGTCACTTACAGCTGCTTGATCCATGGCTTGTCGAAGCTCGGGCGTTGGCAGGAGGCTGACGATATGCTGCGTAGCATGGCCGATCGAGGGATCCATCCCGACGTATTCACGTATACTAGCTTGATCGATGGGCTCTGCAAAGACGGGAAGAGCGCGGAGGCAATGAGGTTGTTAGATCTCATGGTGGAAAAGGGTGAGGAGCCGAGCACCGTCACGTACAATGTCCTGATTAATCATATGTGCAAGGATGGCCTGATTGAAGATGCTTTCGGGTTCCTTGAGAAGATCTCGGAGAAGGGAAACGTGCCGGATGTGGTGACCTACAACACACTAATCCTGGGGCTCTGTAATGTGGGCAAGATTGATGAAGCGGTCAAGGTGTTCGGTAAAATGCTTGAGAGTAGTTCTAATGTCAAACCAGATTTGATGACTTTTAACACGCTTATACATGGACTTTGTAAGATTGGTCGTGCTCAACAGGCCTTGAATTTACAGAAGATGATGGTAAGGAGAGGGCACCCTTGCAACCTGGTCACTTACAATATACTCATCGGTGGGCTTCTCAAGGCCAAGAATGTTCGTAAGGCAATGATGCTCAAAAGTGCGATGGCTGATGTGGGGCTGAAGCCTGACTCCTTCACATACAGTATCATGTTGAATGGGCACTGTAAAATGAGAGATGTTGAGGCTGCTGAAAGGCTCCTTGGTGAAATGAAAAACAACGGAATAAGTCCTACTTCATATGACTATAATTCATTGATGAGACTACATAGTAAAACAGATAGAATGGAGCAGGCATTGAGTTTGTTTGATGAGATGGATGATAACCACAAACCTGATCTCGTATCCTTTACTATTTTGATTGATGGGGCATGCAAAACAGGAGACTTGGAGTTTGCAAAAGACTTGTTTGCAGATATGCTTCATAGAGGAATTACTCCTGATTTGGTTACTTATTCTGTGTTGATAAATAGACTCGCTGAATCAGGAAAACTGGATGAAGCTATGGAAGTGCTTGACGGCATGAAAGCTAAGGGATTATCTCCAGATGTAGTGGTATATGATTCTCTCATTCGTCAATTTGGGGCAAAAGGTGAAACTAGCAAAATCATTGACTTGCTTCATGAAATGGCAGCTAATGATGTGGCTCTTGATGCAAAATTTGTCTCAACTATACTGGATAATTTACCTTTTGATGGAGAAGACCAGGTCCTATTAGAAAATTTGCCAAACTTCTCGAAAGAAATATCTGAAGGAACAAGCCTTTCATGTCatgaattaattaaaaaaattcagaGAACTTGTCCTGAGCTCCAAATACAAGCTTCTTGA